The following proteins come from a genomic window of Lycium ferocissimum isolate CSIRO_LF1 chromosome 4, AGI_CSIRO_Lferr_CH_V1, whole genome shotgun sequence:
- the LOC132051951 gene encoding uncharacterized protein LOC132051951, which yields MRINQSEFQQQQVHQEVRKEGPSTPSNATEVSSILIESLASVQFNSSFVVKQIANQLNQPRAQPQQPLRSSALILEEVGEHSGEGTRPHFIQRMGKQYVPLSSLQEALSQNRKRVGSGAHAKKKTVS from the exons ATGAGAATCAACCAATCtgaatttcaacaacaacaagttcATCAGGAAGTCAGAAAAGAAGGCCCTTCTACACCTAGTAATGCAACAGAA GTTTCAAGCATTCTTATTGAGAGCCTGGCGTCGGTGCAGTTCAATTCCTCATTTGTGGTCAAACAAATT GCCAATCAACTTAACCAGCCAAGGGCACAACCTCAACAACCACTGAGGAGTTCTGCATTAATTTTAGAGGAAGTTGGTGAGCATTCTGGAGAAGGTACAAGGCCACACTTCATCCAGAGAATGGGAAAACAATACGTCCCACTGTCAAGTTTACAAGAAGCGCTTTCTCAAAATAGAAAGAGAGTGGGAAGTGGCGCACATGCTAAGAAGAAAACCGTTTCTTAA
- the LOC132051953 gene encoding SAC3 family protein C isoform X1, with protein MAGRSQPPYRRPRGNFSSSSSSSSSSRSFQPSQPSRKFKSHPTNNASSDSNNNKTSSTNLDKSIDGDIDDIYNLPSLVGTCPFMCPVEEREKRERLRDLAVFERLYGNPRESSPSLAVKKFCRTISAKTLQDSDVRPLSVLEDTLNYLCNLLDSTEHPFEVVHDFIFDRMRSIRQDLSMQNISCSRVVSMYERMVKFHIISQHKLRRCSGSNISSLSYLNMEQLMKALATLFTLYEANRTSQSIFENEAEFFSFYVLLHLDSKTQGTVKGETLSLWFRRVPSHIMKSTEMNFARKILRYFRLGFYKNFIHITESEASYLQYCIIEPSINEVRALAISCVNYGGYKPQPFPLAALSKLLMMKEWDLESFCNDSGLQTSVDEEGNSCFPTKQTTLIHPKGGLHKYYPLESERFESRFSVVL; from the exons ATGGCGGGGAGGAGTCAACCTCCTTACAGAAGGCCACGTGGAAacttttcctcttcttcttcttcttcttcttcttctagatCCTTCCAACCTTCTCAACCTTCCCGCAAATTTAAGTCCCACCCAACCAACAACGCTTCTTCTGACAGTAACAACAACAAGACAAGCTCAACCAATTTAGACAAATCAATTGATggagatattgatgatatttataATTTACCATCCTTAGTTGGAACTTGCCCTTTCATGTGTCCTG TTGAGGAGAGGGAAAAGCGAGAGAGGCTGCGAGACTTAGCTGTGTTCGAGAGGCTATATGGAAATCCTCGCGAATCATCACCAAGCCTTGCTGTTAAAAAG TTCTGCAGGACTATATCCGCAAAGACTCTGCAAGATTCTGATGTGAGGCCTCTCTCAGTGTTGGAAGACACTTTAAACTATCTGTGTAACTTGCTGGACTCTACGGAGCATCCCTTTGAGGTGGTTCATGACTTCATCTTTGATAGGATGAGGTCCATTAGACAAGACCTAAGTATGCAAAATATCTCTTGCAGTCGAGTGGTCTCTATGTATGAGAGAATG GTTAAgtttcatataatttcccagCATAAGCTTAGAAGATGTAGTGGCTCAAATATTTCTTCGCTGTCATACCTCAACATGGAGCAGCTAATGAAGGCATTGGCGACTTTATTTACTCTTTATGAAGCAAATCGAACTTCACAGTCCATCTTCGAAAATGAAGctgaatttttttccttttatgtgCTTCTCCACCTTGATTCTAAAACCCAAGGAACAGTTAAG GGGGAGACACTATCTTTATGGTTCCGACGCGTTCCTTCTCACATTATGAAGTCAACAGAAATGAATTTTGCTCGGAAGATCCTGAG ATACTTCAGATTGGGCTTCTACAAGAATTTTATCCATATCACAGAGTCTGAGGCATCCTACTTGCAGTATTGCATTATTGAACCTTCTATCAATGAG GTTCGAGCACTAGCTATTTCCTGTGTGAATTATGGAGGATACAAGCCTCAGCCTTTTCCCTTGGCGGCTCTTTCCAAACTCCTAATGATGAAG GAATGGGATCTAGAATCTTTCTGCAATGACAGTGGCCTTCAAACCTCAGTCGATGAAGAAGGAAATAGTTGCTTTCCTACCAAGCAAACAACTCTTATCCATCCAAAGGGAGGGTTGCACAAGTATTATCCGCTGGAATCAGAACGGTTCGAGAG CAGGTTTTCTGTTGTACTGTAA
- the LOC132051953 gene encoding SAC3 family protein C isoform X3, which yields MAGRSQPPYRRPRGNFSSSSSSSSSSRSFQPSQPSRKFKSHPTNNASSDSNNNKTSSTNLDKSIDGDIDDIYNLPSLVGTCPFMCPVEEREKRERLRDLAVFERLYGNPRESSPSLAVKKFCRTISAKTLQDSDVRPLSVLEDTLNYLCNLLDSTEHPFEVVHDFIFDRMRSIRQDLSMQNISCSRVVSMYERMVKFHIISQHKLRRCSGSNISSLSYLNMEQLMKALATLFTLYEANRTSQSIFENEAEFFSFYVLLHLDSKTQGTGETLSLWFRRVPSHIMKSTEMNFARKILRYFRLGFYKNFIHITESEASYLQYCIIEPSINEVRALAISCVNYGGYKPQPFPLAALSKLLMMKEWDLESFCNDSGLQTSVDEEGNSCFPTKQTTLIHPKGGLHKYYPLESERFESRFSVVL from the exons ATGGCGGGGAGGAGTCAACCTCCTTACAGAAGGCCACGTGGAAacttttcctcttcttcttcttcttcttcttcttctagatCCTTCCAACCTTCTCAACCTTCCCGCAAATTTAAGTCCCACCCAACCAACAACGCTTCTTCTGACAGTAACAACAACAAGACAAGCTCAACCAATTTAGACAAATCAATTGATggagatattgatgatatttataATTTACCATCCTTAGTTGGAACTTGCCCTTTCATGTGTCCTG TTGAGGAGAGGGAAAAGCGAGAGAGGCTGCGAGACTTAGCTGTGTTCGAGAGGCTATATGGAAATCCTCGCGAATCATCACCAAGCCTTGCTGTTAAAAAG TTCTGCAGGACTATATCCGCAAAGACTCTGCAAGATTCTGATGTGAGGCCTCTCTCAGTGTTGGAAGACACTTTAAACTATCTGTGTAACTTGCTGGACTCTACGGAGCATCCCTTTGAGGTGGTTCATGACTTCATCTTTGATAGGATGAGGTCCATTAGACAAGACCTAAGTATGCAAAATATCTCTTGCAGTCGAGTGGTCTCTATGTATGAGAGAATG GTTAAgtttcatataatttcccagCATAAGCTTAGAAGATGTAGTGGCTCAAATATTTCTTCGCTGTCATACCTCAACATGGAGCAGCTAATGAAGGCATTGGCGACTTTATTTACTCTTTATGAAGCAAATCGAACTTCACAGTCCATCTTCGAAAATGAAGctgaatttttttccttttatgtgCTTCTCCACCTTGATTCTAAAACCCAAGGAACA GGGGAGACACTATCTTTATGGTTCCGACGCGTTCCTTCTCACATTATGAAGTCAACAGAAATGAATTTTGCTCGGAAGATCCTGAG ATACTTCAGATTGGGCTTCTACAAGAATTTTATCCATATCACAGAGTCTGAGGCATCCTACTTGCAGTATTGCATTATTGAACCTTCTATCAATGAG GTTCGAGCACTAGCTATTTCCTGTGTGAATTATGGAGGATACAAGCCTCAGCCTTTTCCCTTGGCGGCTCTTTCCAAACTCCTAATGATGAAG GAATGGGATCTAGAATCTTTCTGCAATGACAGTGGCCTTCAAACCTCAGTCGATGAAGAAGGAAATAGTTGCTTTCCTACCAAGCAAACAACTCTTATCCATCCAAAGGGAGGGTTGCACAAGTATTATCCGCTGGAATCAGAACGGTTCGAGAG CAGGTTTTCTGTTGTACTGTAA
- the LOC132051950 gene encoding uncharacterized protein LOC132051950: MAKIPSDTPENDCAASDDELISLHGDSDDENAQKSIVFNARRDLEDPKFEFALNMIFSNSKEFKWAVEMHAVMKKKDINFKKNESRRARAVCKVSSCKWFIHASKANEDEPFKIKTIGPDHSCANQRENKTIDSGFLAKKYVEEFRINPSWGVKEFQAHVMRKHSSTLSRHQSYRAKRKALDLITGTKEEQFDMLWDYCAELKRSNPGTTCILKLDDNPKTMVKNRKRFLGLYVCFAACKQGFLAGCRPVIGVDGCHLKGYQKGGQLLTAVGIGANNNMYPIAFAIVEGELKETWSWFLTLLNKDLGISQNSFAWTFISDKQKGLILAFDETIPDVAHRFCVRHLHRNFKTEGFGGQALKDVLWKAARATTEPEFSKCMEEMSKIDIEAPKWFINKPPIHWSRAFFSSFTKCDVIEQYVRVIK; encoded by the coding sequence ATGGCTAAGATTCCTAGTGACACTCCAGAAAATGATTGTGCTGCATCAGATGATGAACTAATAAGTTTGCATGGAGATTCAGATGATGAAAATGCACAAAAATCCATTGTTTTTAATGCAAGAAGAGATCTGGAGGATCCAAAATTTGAGTTTGCGCTTAATATGATTTTTAGTAATAGTAAGGAGTTCAAATGGGCAGTTGAAATGCATGCTGTGATGAAGAAAAAAGACATCAATTTTAAGAAGAATGAAAGCAGGAGGGCGAGGGCAGTTTGTAAAGTATCAAGCTGCAAATGGTTCATACACGCATCAAAGGCTAATGAAGATGAACCTTTCAAGATCAAGACAATAGGTCCTGATCATTCATGTGCCAATCAAAGAGAAAACAAAACTATTGACTCAGGGTTTTTGGCTAAGAAGTACGTAGAAGAGTTTAGAATTAATCCAAGTTGGGGTGTTAAAGAATTTCAAGCTCATGTGATGAGGAAGCATAGTTCCACACTCAGTAGGCATCAATCTTATAGGGCAAAGAGGAAGGCATTAGATCTAATCACAGGGACTAAAGAAGAGCAATTTGATATGTTGTGGGATTACTGTGCTGAGCTAAAGAGGAGTAATCCAGGGACTACATGCATTTTGAAGTTGGATGATAATCCAAAAACAATGgtcaaaaatagaaaaaggttTTTAGGACTCTATGTGTGTTTTGCAGCTTGCAAACAGGGATTCTTAGCTGGATGTCGACCTGTAATAGGGGTTGATGGATGCCATTTGAAAGGGTACCAAAAGGGAGGGCAACTATTGACAGCAGTAGGCATTGGTGCAAACAACAACATGTATCCTATTGCATTTGCAATAGTGGAAGGTGAATTGAAGGAAACATGGAGTTGGTTTCTTACACTTCTTAACAAGGACCTAGGAATCTCACAAAACTCTTTTGCTTGGACTTTCATTTCTGATAAACAAAAAGGTTTAATTCTAGCTTTTGATGAGACAATTCCGGATGTTGCACATAGGTTTTGCGTGAGGCATCTGCACAGAAATTTCAAAACAGAAGGTTTTGGAGGACAAGCATTGAAAGATGTCCTATGGAAAGCTGCCAGGGCAACTACAGAACCTGAATTTTCCAAATGTATGGAGGAAATGTCAAAAATAGATATAGAAGCCCCTAAATGGTTCATCAATAAGCCTCCCATTCACTGGTCAAGAGcttttttctcttccttcaCAAAGTGTGATGTTATTGAACAATATGTGCGAGTCATTAAATAG
- the LOC132051953 gene encoding SAC3 family protein C isoform X2 has product MAGRSQPPYRRPRGNFSSSSSSSSSSRSFQPSQPSRKFKSHPTNNASSDSNNNKTSSTNLDKSIDGDIDDIYNLPSLVGTCPFMCPVEEREKRERLRDLAVFERLYGNPRESSPSLAVKKFCRTISAKTLQDSDVRPLSVLEDTLNYLCNLLDSTEHPFEVVHDFIFDRMRSIRQDLSMQNISCSRVVSMYERMVKFHIISQHKLRRCSGSNISSLSYLNMEQLMKALATLFTLYEANRTSQSIFENEAEFFSFYVLLHLDSKTQGTVKGETLSLWFRRVPSHIMKSTEMNFARKILRYFRLGFYKNFIHITESEASYLQYCIIEPSINEVRALAISCVNYGGYKPQPFPLAALSKLLMMKEWDLESFCNDSGLQTSVDEEGNSCFPTKQTTLIHPKGGLHKYYPLESERFERFSVVL; this is encoded by the exons ATGGCGGGGAGGAGTCAACCTCCTTACAGAAGGCCACGTGGAAacttttcctcttcttcttcttcttcttcttcttctagatCCTTCCAACCTTCTCAACCTTCCCGCAAATTTAAGTCCCACCCAACCAACAACGCTTCTTCTGACAGTAACAACAACAAGACAAGCTCAACCAATTTAGACAAATCAATTGATggagatattgatgatatttataATTTACCATCCTTAGTTGGAACTTGCCCTTTCATGTGTCCTG TTGAGGAGAGGGAAAAGCGAGAGAGGCTGCGAGACTTAGCTGTGTTCGAGAGGCTATATGGAAATCCTCGCGAATCATCACCAAGCCTTGCTGTTAAAAAG TTCTGCAGGACTATATCCGCAAAGACTCTGCAAGATTCTGATGTGAGGCCTCTCTCAGTGTTGGAAGACACTTTAAACTATCTGTGTAACTTGCTGGACTCTACGGAGCATCCCTTTGAGGTGGTTCATGACTTCATCTTTGATAGGATGAGGTCCATTAGACAAGACCTAAGTATGCAAAATATCTCTTGCAGTCGAGTGGTCTCTATGTATGAGAGAATG GTTAAgtttcatataatttcccagCATAAGCTTAGAAGATGTAGTGGCTCAAATATTTCTTCGCTGTCATACCTCAACATGGAGCAGCTAATGAAGGCATTGGCGACTTTATTTACTCTTTATGAAGCAAATCGAACTTCACAGTCCATCTTCGAAAATGAAGctgaatttttttccttttatgtgCTTCTCCACCTTGATTCTAAAACCCAAGGAACAGTTAAG GGGGAGACACTATCTTTATGGTTCCGACGCGTTCCTTCTCACATTATGAAGTCAACAGAAATGAATTTTGCTCGGAAGATCCTGAG ATACTTCAGATTGGGCTTCTACAAGAATTTTATCCATATCACAGAGTCTGAGGCATCCTACTTGCAGTATTGCATTATTGAACCTTCTATCAATGAG GTTCGAGCACTAGCTATTTCCTGTGTGAATTATGGAGGATACAAGCCTCAGCCTTTTCCCTTGGCGGCTCTTTCCAAACTCCTAATGATGAAG GAATGGGATCTAGAATCTTTCTGCAATGACAGTGGCCTTCAAACCTCAGTCGATGAAGAAGGAAATAGTTGCTTTCCTACCAAGCAAACAACTCTTATCCATCCAAAGGGAGGGTTGCACAAGTATTATCCGCTGGAATCAGAACGGTTCGAGAG GTTTTCTGTTGTACTGTAA
- the LOC132054499 gene encoding late embryogenesis abundant protein 6-like, which produces MHSVKEKVSNAAAAGKEHVDILKAKAEEKAEKAYARTREEKTIAEEVRKAKEAEAKMELHQAKARHAAEKLQSKQAHLGGIVGPHHHGPPVGGQGHHINPVGTTVTTSGTGIVAPTYPPGGYPPFHGHI; this is translated from the exons ATGCATTCTGTAAAGGAGAAAGTAAGCAACGCAGCTGCCGCTGGCAAAGAGCATGTTGACATTCTCAAAGCCAAAGCCGAAGAGAAG GCGGAGAAAGCATATGCAAGAACAAGGGAAGAGAAAACAATAGCTGAAGAAGTAAGGAAAGCAAAAGAAGCAGAAGCAAAGATGGAGCTGCATCAAGCGAAAGCACGCCATGCGGCGGAGAAGTTGCAATCAAAGCAAGCTCATCTTGGCGGAATTGTAGGGCCGCACCATCATGGTCCTCCGGTTGGTGGTCAAGGCCACCATATTAATCCGGTGGGTACTACTGTTACAACTAGTGGTACTGGTATTGTTGCTCCTACGTACCCTCCTGGAGGTTACCCTCCTTTCCATGGCCATATCTAA
- the LOC132051953 gene encoding SAC3 family protein C isoform X4 — MAGRSQPPYRRPRGNFSSSSSSSSSSRSFQPSQPSRKFKSHPTNNASSDSNNNKTSSTNLDKSIDGDIDDIYNLPSLVGTCPFMCPVEEREKRERLRDLAVFERLYGNPRESSPSLAVKKFCRTISAKTLQDSDVRPLSVLEDTLNYLCNLLDSTEHPFEVVHDFIFDRMRSIRQDLSMQNISCSRVVSMYERMGETLSLWFRRVPSHIMKSTEMNFARKILRYFRLGFYKNFIHITESEASYLQYCIIEPSINEVRALAISCVNYGGYKPQPFPLAALSKLLMMKEWDLESFCNDSGLQTSVDEEGNSCFPTKQTTLIHPKGGLHKYYPLESERFESRFSVVL; from the exons ATGGCGGGGAGGAGTCAACCTCCTTACAGAAGGCCACGTGGAAacttttcctcttcttcttcttcttcttcttcttctagatCCTTCCAACCTTCTCAACCTTCCCGCAAATTTAAGTCCCACCCAACCAACAACGCTTCTTCTGACAGTAACAACAACAAGACAAGCTCAACCAATTTAGACAAATCAATTGATggagatattgatgatatttataATTTACCATCCTTAGTTGGAACTTGCCCTTTCATGTGTCCTG TTGAGGAGAGGGAAAAGCGAGAGAGGCTGCGAGACTTAGCTGTGTTCGAGAGGCTATATGGAAATCCTCGCGAATCATCACCAAGCCTTGCTGTTAAAAAG TTCTGCAGGACTATATCCGCAAAGACTCTGCAAGATTCTGATGTGAGGCCTCTCTCAGTGTTGGAAGACACTTTAAACTATCTGTGTAACTTGCTGGACTCTACGGAGCATCCCTTTGAGGTGGTTCATGACTTCATCTTTGATAGGATGAGGTCCATTAGACAAGACCTAAGTATGCAAAATATCTCTTGCAGTCGAGTGGTCTCTATGTATGAGAGAATG GGGGAGACACTATCTTTATGGTTCCGACGCGTTCCTTCTCACATTATGAAGTCAACAGAAATGAATTTTGCTCGGAAGATCCTGAG ATACTTCAGATTGGGCTTCTACAAGAATTTTATCCATATCACAGAGTCTGAGGCATCCTACTTGCAGTATTGCATTATTGAACCTTCTATCAATGAG GTTCGAGCACTAGCTATTTCCTGTGTGAATTATGGAGGATACAAGCCTCAGCCTTTTCCCTTGGCGGCTCTTTCCAAACTCCTAATGATGAAG GAATGGGATCTAGAATCTTTCTGCAATGACAGTGGCCTTCAAACCTCAGTCGATGAAGAAGGAAATAGTTGCTTTCCTACCAAGCAAACAACTCTTATCCATCCAAAGGGAGGGTTGCACAAGTATTATCCGCTGGAATCAGAACGGTTCGAGAG CAGGTTTTCTGTTGTACTGTAA